GGAATGAGCATCGAGAAATTCTTGGGTAACCCCTCATGACGAAAGTGAACGTTCCCCAGCTTTAGCAGGGGACGATGGGCAGGCATGTACTTCAGCGGGGAGTCTCCGCCCTTGCCCATCGAGTGAACTTGAGTCGCAGAGAGGGTAAGAATTTTGAGTTGGCGAATGGAAGAGATGGTTTCCTTGAGAGCAATAATGTATCCGATAGATCGCAAAATGGTATTATATATTGACGATCTTAAAAGGCACGTGATAAAACGTACAAAAAATCTAAAGGAGGACACGTAACGTGGATGATGAAGCAGCAAAAAAAAGGACCCAGGAGACTGCAAAGAAACTATTCGGTAAGGGGATCAAGATGGACCCTCCGTACCTGATGTGGAAGGAATTTGACAGAGACCTTGCCAATAACCTTTCGATGTTCATTACAGGTAACCTTTATTCGAGGACTGTTCTGACGCTTCCGGAAAGACAGATGGTTGCTTGTGCCATGCTGGCAGCCCTTGGTGCTTCCGAGGAATTAAAGCTCCATGTAAATGCAACCTTGAATGTCGGCTGTGACCCTAAAAAGCTTGCGGAGGTCTTTTTTCAATTAGCCCCCTATGGGGGCATGCCACTCGTCAATAAGGCACTTGAGGTCTACCGTGAAGTTCTGAAAGAAAGAGGGGAATGGGACACCTTCAAGAAGCAATGAAAAATGAAGAATTGAGAATGAAGAATTTAGGTTATTGAGGCAATCTGGTAGGTATAAAATACGTATAGCAGCTACGAGTTTTGCATAGCGTGTTGTTATAAAAATTGAACGTTACGGGTATAACACGAGGATCAGCCAGAGCCGGAATTACCGGCGATTGGCTGCATCCATTGGTTATGTGATCTTCTTCCATTTCCTGAGTTCTTGACCTTACGTCTTTTCAGAAATATCATAATTTAATGAGCGTTATATATTACCATGCCCTTAAGCCCTACCCCAAAGTATAACAGAGAAAAAAGTTTTTTATCAGACTACCAAAAAAGAAACCTCCTGTTAAGATATATAGTGATGTACCCACATCAAAAAATCTTAGTAAGGAGGT
This genomic window from Pseudomonadota bacterium contains:
- a CDS encoding carboxymuconolactone decarboxylase family protein, which encodes MDDEAAKKRTQETAKKLFGKGIKMDPPYLMWKEFDRDLANNLSMFITGNLYSRTVLTLPERQMVACAMLAALGASEELKLHVNATLNVGCDPKKLAEVFFQLAPYGGMPLVNKALEVYREVLKERGEWDTFKKQ